One part of the Chloroflexota bacterium genome encodes these proteins:
- a CDS encoding R3H domain-containing nucleic acid-binding protein, producing MKQKNITDDLDVLLSVLPPHIRQALDVANRGDQLLEVILDLGRVPEARFVDDEVVLSNTEISADDLLYVTDRIGDFTTDNRAGIERTLHRISCIRNRQGRIVGLTCRVGRAVYGVIDILQDIVESGDSILLLGRPGVGKTTLLREAARVLAEKKRVVIVDTSNEIGGDGDIPHPAIGRARRMQVAQPAHQHEVMIEAVENHMPEIIIIDEIGRELEAAAARTIAERGVQLIGTAHGRNLENLLLNPTLSDLVGGIESVTLSDEEARRRGTQKSVLERKAPPTFEVLVEIEDRQTMVVHHGVARAVDDFLRGRNLRPEVRYRDETGKVHVEAAPARPTARNGRNGGQPGGDRRRDDPEEIVFTTRRIYAYGVGLNKLRTAAQRMKVPIQLVDDIRRADVFVTLKSYYRKRPQPITEAEERNLPIYVLRSNTVLQLENFLADVFGIPTDAGDALDSAMREAQEAIKRVTSGASSVDLRPQPSSVRRQQHQAARSAKLISHSYGRDPNRHVRIYRE from the coding sequence TTGAAGCAGAAAAACATCACAGACGATCTGGATGTTCTGTTGAGCGTATTGCCGCCGCATATTCGGCAGGCACTTGACGTAGCCAACAGAGGGGATCAGCTCCTGGAAGTCATTCTGGACCTGGGGCGCGTTCCCGAAGCCCGGTTCGTCGACGACGAAGTTGTCTTGAGCAACACTGAAATCAGCGCCGATGACCTGCTATATGTGACCGACCGGATCGGCGATTTCACGACAGACAATCGGGCTGGCATCGAACGCACGCTTCACCGGATCTCCTGCATTCGCAACCGGCAAGGGCGTATTGTCGGCCTCACCTGCCGCGTGGGACGGGCCGTTTACGGCGTCATCGATATCCTGCAGGACATCGTGGAATCGGGCGACAGTATCTTGCTGCTGGGGCGACCTGGCGTGGGCAAGACAACCCTGTTGCGCGAGGCGGCCCGGGTGCTGGCCGAAAAGAAACGGGTTGTCATCGTCGACACCTCCAATGAGATCGGCGGCGATGGCGATATCCCCCATCCTGCCATTGGCCGCGCCCGCCGGATGCAGGTCGCCCAACCAGCTCATCAGCACGAGGTGATGATCGAGGCAGTGGAAAACCACATGCCCGAGATCATCATCATCGACGAAATCGGACGGGAGCTGGAAGCTGCCGCCGCTCGTACCATCGCGGAGCGAGGGGTCCAACTCATCGGGACGGCCCACGGCCGCAACCTGGAAAACCTCCTGCTCAACCCGACCCTCAGCGATCTGGTGGGCGGCATCGAGAGCGTCACCCTCAGCGACGAAGAGGCTCGCCGGCGGGGCACCCAGAAGTCGGTCCTGGAACGCAAGGCCCCTCCAACCTTCGAGGTGCTGGTTGAGATCGAGGATCGCCAGACCATGGTTGTTCACCACGGCGTTGCCCGGGCCGTCGACGACTTCCTGCGGGGCCGCAACCTGCGCCCCGAGGTTCGTTATCGAGATGAAACGGGCAAGGTTCACGTGGAAGCAGCCCCCGCGCGCCCAACCGCCCGCAATGGCCGCAACGGCGGTCAGCCAGGCGGGGATCGGCGGCGAGATGATCCGGAAGAAATTGTCTTCACGACCCGGCGAATCTATGCGTACGGCGTGGGGCTCAATAAACTTCGCACAGCAGCCCAACGCATGAAGGTGCCGATTCAGTTGGTGGATGACATTCGCCGGGCCGACGTATTCGTGACGCTAAAGAGTTACTACCGCAAACGTCCGCAACCGATCACCGAAGCTGAGGAACGCAATCTGCCCATCTATGTATTGCGTTCCAATACAGTGCTGCAATTAGAGAACTTCCTGGCAGACGTCTTTGGCATCCCCACCGATGCCGGAGATGCCCTGGACTCGGCAATGCGCGAGGCTCAGGAGGCCATAAAGCGTGTCACGTCTGGCGCCTCATCGGTGGATCTGAGGCCACAGCCCTCGTCGGTGCGCCGCCAGCAGCATCAAGCAGCGCGTTCGGCCAAACTGATCAGCCACAGCTACGGGCGAGATCCCAACCGGCACGTCCGCATCTATCGGGAATAG
- the tmk gene encoding dTMP kinase produces MFISFEGPEGSGKTTQIAFLASWLQSNGLKAFTTREPGGSAIGDRVREILLDPVATEMQPEAEVLLFSAARAQIVGQIIRPRLDLGDIVICDRYADSTMAYQGYGHQMDLEQLAAITTFATGGLVPALTVYLDIDVEAGLMRKQQDAYVDSSQWNRMERKDVAFHRRVRAGYLEMAADEPARWLVVDANQPAPVVQAVIRDRVAQALTLEAGA; encoded by the coding sequence ATGTTCATCTCTTTCGAAGGGCCGGAAGGCAGTGGCAAGACCACGCAGATCGCCTTCCTGGCATCCTGGTTACAGAGCAACGGCCTGAAGGCTTTCACGACCCGAGAACCGGGCGGGAGCGCCATCGGTGATCGCGTAAGGGAGATACTGCTCGATCCTGTGGCGACGGAGATGCAGCCTGAGGCTGAAGTTCTCCTCTTCTCCGCCGCCAGGGCCCAGATCGTCGGGCAGATCATTCGCCCTCGTCTGGACCTGGGCGATATCGTCATCTGCGATCGTTATGCAGATTCGACCATGGCTTATCAGGGCTATGGACACCAGATGGATCTGGAGCAACTGGCAGCCATCACCACCTTTGCCACAGGGGGATTGGTTCCCGCACTGACCGTTTACCTGGACATCGACGTGGAGGCAGGCTTGATGCGCAAGCAGCAGGATGCGTATGTGGACTCGTCGCAGTGGAACCGGATGGAACGCAAGGATGTGGCCTTTCACCGGCGAGTACGGGCCGGATACCTGGAGATGGCTGCCGACGAGCCGGCGCGCTGGCTCGTCGTCGATGCCAATCAGCCGGCGCCTGTGGTGCAGGCAGTAATACGAGACAGAGTTGCTCAGGCCTTGACACTCGAAGCCGGCGCCTAG
- a CDS encoding guanylate kinase gives MSPIREDNSLPDPYQTVNQLKPLLVVISGPSGVGKDTIMHGMRDHGAEFYQVVTATTRPQRPHETDGADYHFVSKQRFAEMIENKELLEHAVVYGDYKGIPKFEVRRGLESGTDVVLRVDVQGAATIRHMVPEAVTIFLVASSEEEMVERLRQRDTEDAGTLALRIATAREELHRLPEFDYVVVNRQDRLDEAVVEILAIMTAERRRVDWKSAKL, from the coding sequence ATGTCACCAATTCGTGAAGACAACTCCCTCCCTGACCCATACCAGACGGTCAACCAGCTAAAGCCCCTTTTGGTTGTGATCTCCGGCCCCTCTGGCGTCGGCAAGGATACGATCATGCATGGCATGCGTGACCATGGAGCCGAATTTTACCAGGTGGTCACTGCTACCACCAGGCCCCAACGCCCCCACGAAACCGATGGAGCGGACTATCATTTCGTCAGCAAACAACGGTTTGCCGAAATGATCGAGAACAAGGAATTGCTGGAACATGCCGTCGTTTACGGTGACTACAAGGGCATTCCCAAGTTCGAAGTCCGCAGGGGTCTGGAGAGCGGCACCGACGTGGTGTTGCGGGTCGATGTGCAGGGAGCAGCGACCATCCGCCACATGGTGCCCGAGGCTGTTACCATCTTTTTGGTGGCCTCCTCAGAGGAGGAAATGGTGGAACGGCTGCGCCAGCGGGACACCGAAGATGCGGGCACCCTGGCCCTGCGCATTGCGACAGCCCGGGAGGAGCTTCACCGCTTGCCCGAATTCGACTATGTGGTGGTCAACCGCCAGGACCGATTGGATGAGGCAGTGGTTGAGATCCTGGCAATCATGACCGCCGAACGCCGTCGTGTAGATTGGAAATCTGCAAAACTATGA
- a CDS encoding rhomboid family intramembrane serine protease — MSQQIPQSPPPQRPVGFRLPMSKTRWTYILMAINVIAWFAMTAFGYTRAIGLNGSQSTEILLTFGAQQNWLVAQGEFYRLLTSMFLHIGIMHLAFNTWALYIIGRDVEALYGSTRFLTIYLISGLGGSAATLLLSGGVVSAGASGAIFGLIGAEIAYFRTHKELFGERGQARLRNLLFIAGINLVFGFTMPGINNIAHIGGLLFGLVLGWLLVPNYGLPDQATVDSTGNVTLADSASLQERLIPVILVIGVLAAIVVAGTVRWRNADTPMGMIDPDLITAISLGSAMIVRRIRASIPAHRRCP; from the coding sequence ATGAGCCAACAAATCCCCCAGTCTCCCCCACCGCAACGTCCCGTGGGCTTTCGTTTGCCTATGTCCAAGACCCGATGGACCTACATTCTGATGGCCATCAACGTCATCGCATGGTTCGCCATGACTGCCTTTGGCTACACCCGGGCCATTGGGTTGAACGGCAGCCAGAGCACTGAAATCCTCTTAACCTTCGGGGCACAGCAGAACTGGCTGGTTGCCCAGGGCGAATTCTACCGGTTGCTCACCTCCATGTTCCTGCACATCGGAATCATGCACCTGGCCTTCAACACCTGGGCATTGTATATCATCGGCCGGGATGTGGAGGCGCTGTACGGCTCGACCCGCTTCCTGACCATCTATCTGATCAGTGGATTGGGCGGCAGTGCCGCCACCCTGTTGTTGAGCGGTGGCGTCGTATCCGCCGGGGCCAGCGGCGCCATCTTCGGCCTGATCGGCGCTGAGATCGCCTATTTCAGGACCCACAAGGAACTCTTTGGCGAACGGGGCCAGGCGCGCCTTCGCAATCTGCTGTTCATTGCCGGAATCAATCTGGTGTTCGGATTTACCATGCCAGGAATCAACAACATCGCTCACATTGGAGGATTGCTCTTTGGCCTCGTCCTGGGTTGGCTCCTGGTGCCCAACTATGGACTGCCCGATCAGGCCACCGTCGACTCGACTGGCAACGTGACCCTGGCCGACTCGGCTTCGCTGCAAGAACGCCTGATCCCTGTGATCCTTGTGATTGGTGTCCTGGCAGCCATCGTCGTCGCCGGCACAGTCCGCTGGCGCAACGCCGATACGCCCATGGGGATGATTGATCCTGACCTGATCACGGCAATAAGCCTGGGAAGTGCCATGATCGTCAGGCGAATCCGGGCGTCTATCCCAGCTCACCGTCGCTGCCCGTGA
- a CDS encoding S66 peptidase family protein — protein sequence MIKPPRLRIGDTIGVVSPSWGGGAAFPHRVERGAHQLESLGFRITYGRHAFNSSGHVSDTPENRVDDIHAMFDDPMVKAIISTIGGDHSCHLLPLLDFDLIRSKPKVFMGFSDMTVLNVAIHVKTGLVTFNGSHVMTDFAEYPAMPAFSEGSFMKTVTDPSPIGALDQSTWWTDEILDWESKQDLTRPREQHVSEGWTWLKPGQGTGALIGGCLESLQHLRGTPFWPRWHKTILFLETSEEKPPPETVDGILQDYENMGVFDEINGLLFGRPMLYSAEERQQLRDVILKRTHRFPFPVVTDMDYGHTTPTLTLPLGCRALIDSDRKLVEIIEGAVG from the coding sequence GTGATCAAACCACCACGCCTGCGCATCGGAGACACGATTGGCGTCGTCAGTCCATCCTGGGGAGGCGGCGCTGCCTTTCCCCACCGCGTCGAGCGCGGGGCGCACCAACTGGAATCGTTGGGCTTTCGCATCACCTACGGACGCCATGCCTTCAACAGTAGCGGCCACGTGTCAGACACCCCCGAAAACCGGGTAGATGACATCCACGCCATGTTCGATGACCCGATGGTGAAGGCCATCATCTCCACCATCGGCGGTGATCACAGCTGCCACCTGTTGCCCCTTCTGGATTTCGACCTCATCCGCTCTAAGCCAAAGGTTTTCATGGGCTTCTCTGACATGACCGTGCTCAACGTCGCCATCCATGTAAAAACGGGCCTGGTCACCTTCAACGGTTCCCACGTGATGACCGATTTCGCCGAATATCCCGCTATGCCGGCCTTCAGCGAAGGCTCATTCATGAAGACGGTGACCGATCCATCCCCCATCGGGGCGCTGGACCAGTCGACCTGGTGGACCGACGAGATTCTGGATTGGGAAAGCAAACAGGACCTGACCCGACCGCGGGAGCAGCATGTGTCGGAGGGATGGACCTGGCTCAAGCCGGGCCAGGGCACCGGGGCACTGATTGGCGGCTGTTTAGAGTCACTCCAGCATTTGAGGGGCACGCCTTTCTGGCCGCGTTGGCACAAGACCATCCTTTTCCTGGAAACCTCGGAGGAAAAGCCGCCTCCCGAGACTGTGGACGGCATCCTGCAGGACTATGAGAACATGGGCGTATTCGATGAGATCAACGGCCTGTTGTTCGGGCGACCGATGCTCTATTCGGCTGAAGAGCGCCAGCAGTTGCGCGACGTGATCCTGAAACGCACCCATCGCTTCCCATTTCCTGTGGTCACCGACATGGATTACGGCCATACCACGCCCACCTTGACCCTGCCGCTCGGCTGTCGTGCTTTGATCGACAGTGACCGAAAGCTGGTGGAGATCATCGAGGGTGCGGTGGGGTGA
- a CDS encoding GNAT family N-acetyltransferase, translating into MAEAEQVAPAGQFNQQSGCDGDAMSNYFIREAEPDDAEPLLAYMDQFLREPDGQNPLAADEFDLTVPQEREFLTGMAERENAIFLLALAEGVIVGEAGLTGGNRRSNRHCARLGISVRRDWRDRGVGTALLQEAIQRARQGGVVTRIELNVFTSNARAIHVYEKLGFRKEGVRRRAMLIQGVYVDGLIMALLL; encoded by the coding sequence ATGGCAGAGGCTGAACAGGTAGCTCCGGCGGGGCAGTTCAACCAGCAGAGCGGGTGCGACGGTGATGCAATGAGCAACTATTTTATCCGGGAGGCAGAACCGGACGATGCCGAACCGCTGCTTGCCTACATGGATCAATTCCTGAGGGAGCCGGATGGACAGAATCCCCTGGCTGCCGACGAATTCGACCTCACCGTGCCTCAGGAGCGGGAGTTTCTGACTGGCATGGCAGAGAGGGAGAACGCCATCTTTTTGTTGGCGCTGGCGGAGGGAGTCATCGTTGGAGAGGCAGGATTGACCGGTGGCAACCGCCGGTCCAACCGCCATTGTGCCAGATTGGGAATCTCCGTGCGCCGTGACTGGCGCGACCGGGGCGTGGGTACGGCCCTGCTGCAGGAAGCGATCCAAAGGGCCCGCCAGGGCGGCGTGGTCACCCGGATTGAGTTAAACGTGTTCACCAGCAATGCCCGCGCCATCCATGTCTATGAGAAGCTGGGCTTCCGGAAAGAAGGAGTGCGCCGGCGTGCCATGCTCATCCAGGGCGTGTACGTTGACGGTCTGATCATGGCGTTGCTGCTGTAG